One Nicotiana tomentosiformis chromosome 4, ASM39032v3, whole genome shotgun sequence genomic window carries:
- the LOC138909576 gene encoding uncharacterized protein: MTDIMKRKFIALEISCKNYMTWVLDAEIHLDAMGLGDAIKDKNKASTHDCAKALIFLRHHLDEGLKIEYLIVKDPLILWNGLKEGYDNLKLVTLPQARYDWAHLRLQDFKSVSEYNSAMFRITSKLKLCGDTITDYDMLEKIFTTFHASNMVLQQQYREKLNEVYSHYSKRGKDRGPVRGRGRGQERNFPGVNHPPKKNNHQKRKGPRANGSETECYRCGGKGHWANICRIPKHLVELYQASLKDKAPEANFIYDNEFDITHLDVADCFERPDRKINHSIGDGSMVKDD; this comes from the exons CTTGAAATTTCGTGTAAGAACTATATGACATgggtgttggatgctgaaattcatttagatgcaatgggtcttggagacgccattaaagacaaaaataaagcATCTACCCATGATTGTGCTAaggccttgattttcttgcgccatcaccttgatgaagggttgAAGATAGAATATCTCATAGTCAAAGATCCACTTATTTTGTGGAATGGATTAAAGGAAGgatatgacaacttaaagttggtcactcttccacaagcacgatatgattgggctcatctgaggctccaagactttaagtctgtttctgaatataattctgcgatgttcagaattacttctaaattgaaactctgTGGCGATACTATCACTGAttatgatatgcttgaaaaaatattcacaacgtttcatgcctccaatatggtcTTGCAACAGCAGTACCGAGAGAAAT TGAATGAGGTGTATTCCCATTATTCTAAGCGTGGAAAAGATCGTGGCCCTGTTCGTGGTCGTGGCCGTGGCCAAGAAAGAAATTTTCCTGGTGTTAATCACCccccaaagaaaaataaccacCAAAAGAGGAAAGGGCCAAGGGCAAATGGTTCAGAAACTGAATGTTATCGTTGCGGTGGAAAAGGGCATTGGGCAAATATTTGTCGCATACCAAAAcatttggttgagctttatcaagcatctCTAAAGGATAAAGCTCCTGAAGCTAATTTTATCTATGACAATGAATTTGACATCACCCACTTGGATGTGGCAGATTGTTTTGAGCGCCCTGATAGAAAAATAAACCACTCGATCGGTGATGGATCTATGGTTAAGGATGATTGA